Proteins encoded within one genomic window of Eleutherodactylus coqui strain aEleCoq1 chromosome 1, aEleCoq1.hap1, whole genome shotgun sequence:
- the LOC136613731 gene encoding sarcolipin-like — protein MERSTQELFLNFMIVLITVMLMWLLVKSYIE, from the coding sequence ATGGAACGATCCACACAAGAACTCTTCCTCAACTTCATGATCGTGTTGATCACCGTAATGCTGATGTGGCTTCTGGTCAAGTCTTACATAGAATAA